From one Planktothrix agardhii NIES-204 genomic stretch:
- a CDS encoding ribosomal protein L11, which translates to MAKKVVAVIKLAITAGKANPAPPIGPALGQHGVNIMAFCKEYNARTADKVGLVVPVEISVFEDRSFTFVLKTPPASVLIRKAAGVERGSGEPNRKKVGQITQAQLREIAETKMPDLNANDVEAAMKIVAGTARNMGVTVVD; encoded by the coding sequence ATGGCAAAGAAAGTTGTAGCAGTTATTAAGTTGGCAATTACTGCGGGCAAAGCCAACCCTGCACCCCCAATTGGCCCAGCCTTGGGTCAACATGGGGTGAATATTATGGCGTTTTGCAAAGAGTATAACGCCAGAACCGCAGATAAAGTAGGTCTTGTAGTTCCGGTAGAAATTTCGGTTTTTGAAGACCGGAGTTTTACCTTTGTTCTCAAGACTCCTCCGGCTTCGGTATTAATTCGTAAAGCCGCTGGAGTTGAACGGGGATCGGGAGAACCGAACCGCAAGAAAGTTGGCCAAATTACGCAAGCTCAGTTACGAGAAATTGCAGAAACCAAAATGCCCGACTTAAATGCGAATGATGTGGAAGCGGCCATGAAAATTGTGGCTGGAACCGCCCGCAATATGGGTGTGACCGTTGTTGATTAA
- the nusG gene encoding transcription antitermination protein NusG, with the protein MTFTSDESQHSDLMADTDERSQEFSHGERRWYAVQVASGCEKRVKANLEQRVQTLDVAERILKVEIPHTPMIKLRKDGSRQHGEEKVFPGYVLIQMRLKWNNELNRWEIDDEAWQVVKNTPHVINFVGAEQKRHSGRGRGHVKPLPLSNAEVERIFRQAQQQEPIVKAAMAIGDHITVLSGPFKDFEGDVIEVSPERSKLKALLSIFGRDTPVELEFNQVEKQG; encoded by the coding sequence ATGACTTTTACATCAGACGAATCACAACATTCAGACCTCATGGCAGATACGGACGAACGTTCCCAGGAGTTTTCACACGGAGAGCGACGTTGGTATGCTGTTCAGGTAGCTTCTGGCTGTGAAAAACGAGTCAAAGCGAACCTGGAACAACGGGTACAAACCCTAGATGTTGCGGAACGAATTTTGAAGGTGGAAATTCCCCACACCCCAATGATTAAACTGCGGAAAGATGGCAGTCGTCAACATGGTGAGGAGAAAGTATTTCCAGGTTATGTTCTTATCCAGATGAGACTAAAATGGAATAACGAACTCAATCGCTGGGAAATTGACGATGAAGCTTGGCAGGTGGTCAAGAACACACCGCACGTTATCAACTTCGTTGGGGCGGAACAAAAACGGCATTCCGGTCGGGGTCGAGGTCACGTTAAACCTCTACCACTGAGCAATGCTGAGGTGGAACGAATCTTCAGACAAGCGCAACAACAGGAACCGATTGTCAAGGCAGCAATGGCGATTGGGGATCATATCACCGTGCTTTCAGGGCCTTTTAAAGACTTTGAAGGAGATGTGATTGAAGTTAGTCCAGAGCGGAGTAAGCTTAAAGCTCTACTTTCGATTTTTGGACGGGATACTCCAGTAGAATTAGAGTTTAATCAGGTTGAAAAACAAGGCTAA
- the secE gene encoding putative preprotein translocase, SecE subunit, whose product MVVNKKEEVAIEGTTSGFNASTFLKETKEELDKVVWPGRQQLLSESAGVLLMITLSASLIYLADNFLRWASGQIFG is encoded by the coding sequence ATGGTGGTCAACAAGAAAGAAGAAGTTGCAATTGAAGGAACGACTTCTGGCTTTAACGCTTCTACGTTCCTCAAAGAAACGAAAGAGGAATTAGACAAAGTGGTCTGGCCTGGCCGACAGCAACTACTGAGTGAGTCGGCAGGGGTATTGTTGATGATCACTCTCTCGGCTAGCTTGATCTATTTAGCAGACAACTTCCTTCGTTGGGCGTCGGGGCAAATCTTCGGATGA
- the rplS gene encoding 50S ribosomal protein L19, with product MKAGEIIRSIETEEIESLRQQLNKPDLPDIYVGDTIKVAVKIQEGGKERIQPYEGVVIAKRHGGINATITVRKIFQGVGVERVFLIHSPRIADIKVIRRGKVRRAKLFYLRDRIGKATRVKQRFDRSL from the coding sequence ATGAAAGCGGGAGAAATTATCCGTTCTATTGAAACGGAAGAAATCGAAAGCCTCCGACAGCAACTCAATAAACCCGATCTTCCCGATATTTATGTCGGTGATACGATCAAGGTTGCGGTGAAAATTCAAGAGGGTGGCAAAGAGCGAATTCAGCCCTATGAGGGGGTTGTGATTGCTAAACGTCATGGCGGAATTAACGCCACCATCACTGTGCGGAAGATTTTTCAAGGAGTAGGAGTTGAGAGAGTTTTCTTAATCCATTCTCCGAGAATTGCGGATATTAAAGTTATCCGTCGAGGTAAAGTCCGACGGGCGAAACTATTCTATCTCCGCGATCGCATTGGTAAAGCCACTCGCGTTAAACAACGGTTTGATCGGAGTCTGTAA
- a CDS encoding phosphate transporter, with protein sequence MLEQSMTVFVEIVLLCGLAFYVACNLGANDVANSMGTSVGSKALTLKQAIIVAGILEFSGAVFFGERVSKTLATGVVNLEVFISTPQVFVIGMVSVLLSAGLWLQIATLKGLPVSSSHAVVGAIAGFSCIAAGVKAVNWQTIGLISLTWLVTPVISGLIAALFYKLIKYWILDQPDPDRQIQEWIPWLSSILIGIFGVIVFPILSSPLQTILTQWGWTLPVHDIFLALGGIAAVSLTGFSWRQLDQQQQDSSSNPIPEKFPGIEKQMAGFQVISACFVAFAHGSNDVGNTIAPLAAILAVIKTGSVPLDDIEIPIWILLLGGSGIVTGLAIWGKNVIKTVGENIISLLPSQGFCAELATATTVLLASRLGLPASTSHALVGGVVGIGLVQGGKEVRLDTVRSIALAWVITVPSAAIISGILFKIFNRL encoded by the coding sequence ATGTTAGAACAATCCATGACCGTCTTCGTTGAAATTGTGTTGCTGTGCGGGTTAGCCTTCTATGTTGCCTGTAATCTAGGGGCTAATGATGTGGCAAACTCGATGGGGACGTCGGTGGGTTCCAAGGCATTGACCCTGAAACAAGCGATTATCGTCGCCGGGATTTTAGAGTTTAGCGGGGCGGTATTTTTTGGAGAGCGAGTCTCTAAAACCTTAGCGACGGGGGTTGTTAACCTGGAAGTTTTTATCTCCACGCCTCAAGTCTTTGTGATTGGGATGGTATCGGTATTGCTTTCGGCGGGATTATGGTTACAAATTGCCACCCTGAAGGGATTGCCCGTATCTTCGTCCCATGCGGTGGTGGGAGCGATCGCTGGATTTAGCTGTATTGCTGCTGGGGTCAAGGCGGTAAACTGGCAAACTATCGGTTTAATTTCCCTGACTTGGTTAGTCACTCCGGTGATCAGTGGTTTAATTGCAGCGTTATTTTACAAACTGATCAAATATTGGATTTTAGACCAACCCGATCCCGATCGCCAAATTCAAGAATGGATTCCCTGGTTAAGTAGTATCTTAATCGGAATTTTTGGGGTGATTGTCTTCCCAATTTTGAGTTCGCCCTTGCAAACAATCTTAACCCAATGGGGGTGGACGTTACCTGTCCATGATATTTTTTTAGCCCTGGGTGGAATCGCGGCGGTCAGTTTAACTGGATTCAGTTGGCGACAATTAGATCAACAGCAGCAGGATTCTAGTTCTAATCCCATACCGGAAAAATTCCCTGGGATCGAAAAACAAATGGCAGGATTTCAGGTAATTAGTGCCTGTTTTGTCGCTTTTGCCCACGGGTCAAATGATGTAGGAAATACTATCGCGCCCTTAGCCGCAATTTTAGCGGTAATTAAAACGGGTTCAGTTCCCCTAGATGATATTGAAATCCCGATTTGGATTTTACTGTTGGGGGGGAGTGGGATTGTTACCGGACTCGCCATCTGGGGTAAAAATGTGATTAAAACCGTCGGAGAAAATATTATTTCCCTGCTTCCGAGTCAGGGATTTTGTGCGGAATTGGCCACGGCTACCACCGTATTATTGGCATCCCGTTTAGGATTACCCGCTTCTACCTCCCATGCGTTGGTGGGGGGTGTGGTGGGCATTGGACTGGTACAGGGGGGAAAAGAGGTGCGCTTGGATACCGTCCGTTCCATTGCCTTAGCCTGGGTGATTACGGTTCCTAGTGCGGCTATAATCAGTGGGATTCTATTTAAAATATTCAATAGATTATAA
- a CDS encoding hypothetical protein (DUF6 transmembrane protein) has product MGTQENQPPPLGSGETTSAEIILSSVIQELETFHHQIKERYLSDIQRLETDKVRLIEDIENLQTEYRRLQSVQLQTLSDRLPPNRAWLKQLTQIVARDVEQALIARINQIKVASDPPLLAADSSGLLPSGDLGEENFNNRELEAVLETSLNQTFQSLQQELGHYQSNLSQRLNNMQTLEQQVEALLETLVHRLQEQVEQPTIRGDNSRRELPGDGHQALPPGNTGLTNRAESVASPKPKSSPVQVGLFLALLSAVSLSLFNVCLKIILKGPQPREIFGIFSLEGIISPGIGNSLLILLLRMIVVMGLMPIVATFLYPPVWGDLRRFLHSGDRRLMLTVIGSGFFLFLSQVAIYVAIGEIPTGIAITIFFIYPIVTVIASWGLFGDRPTIIRVIAMIIILAGGILCLPARNPNIAMGNVQVGVIAAICAGVTFAGYVLLTQVAAGKLHPIPFSLVNFASIFVFSSVSLMILPDSLGVNIEPGVWNGLMIGGVVLGVLTLSSYLLNNFAIRSAGASLASIIGTTGPALTALFAFWIIGEEIKQQQIYGIALVILGVGAMSVERMIGSKRKST; this is encoded by the coding sequence ATGGGGACACAGGAGAATCAACCGCCACCGTTAGGATCGGGAGAAACCACATCCGCAGAAATTATCCTAAGTTCGGTGATACAGGAATTAGAAACCTTCCATCACCAGATTAAGGAAAGATATCTGTCGGATATCCAACGACTGGAAACGGATAAAGTTCGTTTAATTGAGGATATTGAAAATCTGCAAACGGAATATCGGCGACTGCAATCTGTGCAGTTACAAACGCTGTCTGATCGCCTTCCTCCCAATCGAGCTTGGCTAAAACAACTGACTCAAATTGTGGCGCGTGATGTAGAACAAGCTTTGATCGCCCGCATTAATCAAATTAAAGTAGCCAGTGATCCGCCTTTATTGGCGGCTGATTCGAGTGGACTGCTTCCGAGTGGCGATCTCGGTGAGGAAAATTTCAATAATCGAGAGTTGGAAGCGGTTTTGGAAACCAGTCTGAACCAAACTTTTCAAAGCTTACAGCAGGAGTTAGGTCACTATCAAAGTAACCTATCTCAACGTTTGAACAATATGCAAACCTTGGAACAGCAGGTTGAAGCCTTGCTGGAAACCCTAGTTCATCGTTTGCAAGAACAGGTGGAACAACCCACCATAAGGGGGGATAATTCCAGACGGGAACTTCCGGGCGACGGTCATCAGGCCCTTCCCCCTGGAAATACGGGACTTACAAATCGCGCGGAATCCGTTGCTAGTCCTAAACCTAAGTCTTCTCCAGTGCAAGTGGGTTTATTTTTGGCGTTACTTTCGGCGGTATCTCTATCGTTGTTTAACGTTTGTTTAAAGATTATTCTCAAAGGGCCACAACCCCGAGAAATCTTTGGCATATTTTCCTTAGAAGGAATTATTTCTCCGGGGATCGGGAATTCTTTATTAATCTTGTTACTCCGCATGATTGTGGTCATGGGACTGATGCCGATTGTGGCAACGTTCCTTTATCCTCCGGTGTGGGGTGATCTGCGACGTTTTCTTCATTCCGGTGATCGTCGTTTAATGTTAACGGTGATTGGTAGTGGATTTTTCTTGTTTTTATCCCAGGTCGCTATCTATGTAGCCATTGGTGAGATTCCGACCGGAATTGCGATTACGATTTTCTTTATCTATCCGATTGTAACGGTAATTGCCTCTTGGGGTTTATTTGGAGATCGACCGACCATAATTCGGGTGATTGCCATGATTATTATTCTGGCTGGAGGGATTCTCTGTTTACCTGCCCGAAATCCTAATATTGCCATGGGAAATGTACAGGTGGGGGTGATTGCTGCGATCTGTGCAGGTGTGACTTTTGCCGGGTATGTGTTACTGACTCAAGTGGCGGCGGGAAAACTCCATCCGATCCCGTTTAGTTTGGTGAACTTTGCATCAATTTTTGTCTTTTCTTCTGTGAGTTTAATGATACTACCCGATAGTTTGGGGGTTAATATTGAACCGGGAGTTTGGAATGGATTAATGATTGGGGGTGTGGTTTTAGGTGTTCTCACTCTATCAAGTTATTTATTAAATAATTTCGCCATTCGCTCGGCGGGAGCTTCCTTAGCCTCCATTATTGGGACAACCGGGCCAGCGTTAACCGCGTTGTTTGCTTTCTGGATTATCGGTGAGGAAATTAAGCAGCAACAAATCTATGGGATAGCCTTAGTAATTTTGGGTGTGGGGGCGATGAGTGTTGAACGGATGATTGGCTCAAAGCGGAAATCTACTTAA
- a CDS encoding LysR family transcriptional regulator: MSMEAHGGSLTVKSKMNIDQLEILLAVAEQGSFSEAALSLSTSQSSVSRAIAALEDELGIPLLLRGRFGARPTLIGERVILHASKILELREKIDHEVNLEKGLHRGKIRVASFRSAATHILPSKVAQFRSRFPDIEITITETDPLGIEQSLRTGQVDIGLLPLPRSEEFETWEIARDEYVVLLPNLPSSPSTAGLGGAGQIPEILSWEELSTYSFILFNYAECTSAVREHWSKWGQSLKVAYQIKEDSTIVSMVAQGLGAAILPRLAALPIPTQVQVRALPVPLERVIGAALWSNGFHVPAVFAFLDVLRGTGIFSK; encoded by the coding sequence ATGAGTATGGAAGCTCATGGCGGGTCGCTAACAGTTAAAAGCAAGATGAATATTGATCAACTTGAAATTTTACTAGCGGTAGCAGAACAAGGAAGCTTTTCAGAAGCAGCATTGAGTTTAAGTACCTCTCAATCCTCCGTCAGTCGGGCGATCGCAGCTTTAGAAGATGAACTCGGCATTCCCTTACTACTGCGAGGACGCTTTGGCGCTCGTCCTACCCTGATCGGAGAACGGGTGATCTTACACGCCAGTAAAATTTTAGAACTGCGTGAAAAAATCGATCATGAAGTCAATTTAGAAAAAGGTTTACATCGAGGGAAAATTCGAGTTGCCTCCTTTCGTAGTGCAGCAACCCATATCCTTCCCTCAAAAGTAGCCCAGTTTCGCAGTCGTTTTCCTGACATAGAAATCACCATTACCGAAACCGATCCCCTAGGGATTGAACAAAGTTTACGCACAGGCCAAGTAGATATTGGGTTACTTCCCTTACCCCGTTCGGAAGAATTTGAAACTTGGGAAATTGCTAGAGATGAATATGTAGTTTTACTTCCCAACCTCCCTAGCTCCCCGTCTACAGCAGGTTTGGGGGGAGCGGGTCAAATTCCCGAAATCCTAAGCTGGGAAGAACTCTCGACCTACTCTTTTATTTTATTCAATTATGCCGAATGTACTTCTGCGGTGCGGGAACATTGGTCAAAATGGGGACAATCGTTAAAAGTCGCCTATCAAATTAAAGAAGATTCAACGATTGTCAGTATGGTAGCTCAGGGATTAGGGGCCGCCATTTTACCCCGTTTAGCTGCTTTACCGATTCCTACCCAAGTCCAAGTCAGAGCCTTACCTGTTCCCCTAGAAAGAGTCATCGGAGCCGCCCTCTGGTCAAATGGGTTCCATGTCCCGGCGGTTTTTGCTTTTCTGGACGTCCTCAGAGGAACCGGAATATTTTCCAAGTAG
- a CDS encoding uroporphyrin-III C-methyltransferase: MNQSKKSLGKVYLVGAGPGDPGLLTVKGKTLLELADVVIYDALVSDQILDLINPEAEKINAGKRRGKHSLLQEETTQILIEKAQIHAVVVRLKGGDPFIFGRGGEEMQDLIQAGVSVEVVPGITSGIAAPAYAGIPLTHRDHSSSVTFVTGHETAGKYRPQVNWEAIAKGSETIVIYMGVHNLPYIIQQLTNAGQPLETPIALIRWGTRPEQEELIATLKTIVQKVAETGFEAPAIAVIGSVVNLKMC; encoded by the coding sequence ATGAATCAATCTAAAAAAAGTTTAGGTAAAGTATATTTAGTTGGTGCTGGGCCGGGAGATCCCGGTCTGTTAACCGTTAAAGGAAAAACTTTATTAGAATTAGCAGATGTGGTAATTTATGATGCCTTAGTTAGTGATCAAATCTTGGATTTAATTAACCCCGAAGCCGAAAAAATTAATGCCGGAAAACGGCGAGGTAAACATTCATTATTGCAGGAAGAAACAACTCAAATATTAATTGAAAAAGCTCAAATTCATGCGGTTGTTGTGCGACTTAAAGGAGGAGATCCGTTTATTTTTGGTCGCGGTGGGGAGGAAATGCAAGACTTAATTCAAGCCGGAGTTTCTGTGGAAGTTGTCCCCGGAATTACTTCGGGAATTGCGGCGCCTGCTTATGCGGGAATTCCCTTAACCCATCGAGATCATAGTTCATCAGTTACCTTTGTAACGGGTCATGAAACCGCCGGAAAATATCGGCCGCAGGTGAATTGGGAAGCGATCGCCAAGGGTTCAGAAACTATTGTAATTTATATGGGGGTTCACAATTTACCCTATATTATTCAACAGTTAACTAATGCTGGACAGCCCCTAGAGACTCCGATCGCCTTAATTCGTTGGGGAACTCGACCGGAGCAGGAGGAGTTAATTGCCACCTTAAAAACGATTGTTCAAAAAGTAGCAGAAACGGGTTTTGAAGCTCCGGCGATCGCTGTAATTGGTTCAGTTGTTAATTTAAAAATGTGTTAA
- a CDS encoding two component transcriptional regulator, winged helix family — MRILLVEDDERITKALAEALMDHHYVVDVVHDGQMGWEFAESAAYDVIILDVMLPGLSGIQFCQRLRQQGKTTPVLMLTAKDTSADKVLGLDVGADDYVIKPFDLQELLARVRALLRRGNSALPPVLEWGSLRLDPNSCEVTYAEKLLSLTPKEYGLLELFLRSPGRVLSREIILEHLWSFEDIPGDDTVKTHIKRLRQKLKIVGVPSTLIETVYGLGYRLKTQGN, encoded by the coding sequence ATGAGAATTTTATTAGTTGAAGATGATGAACGGATTACGAAAGCCTTAGCAGAAGCGTTAATGGATCATCATTATGTGGTGGATGTCGTTCATGATGGTCAGATGGGGTGGGAGTTTGCAGAATCGGCTGCTTATGATGTAATTATATTAGATGTGATGTTACCCGGACTGAGTGGGATTCAGTTTTGCCAACGATTAAGACAACAGGGGAAAACTACACCCGTATTGATGTTAACGGCAAAAGATACCAGTGCTGATAAAGTTTTAGGCTTAGATGTGGGAGCGGATGATTATGTGATTAAACCCTTTGATTTACAGGAGTTATTAGCAAGAGTTCGGGCTTTATTAAGACGGGGAAATTCGGCCTTACCTCCGGTGTTAGAATGGGGAAGTCTTCGTTTAGATCCGAATAGTTGTGAAGTCACTTATGCAGAAAAACTTTTATCTTTAACACCTAAAGAGTATGGTTTATTAGAGTTATTTTTACGCAGCCCCGGACGAGTGCTTTCTAGGGAAATAATTTTAGAGCATCTCTGGTCTTTTGAGGATATTCCGGGTGATGATACGGTGAAAACCCATATCAAAAGATTAAGACAAAAACTTAAAATAGTTGGTGTACCCTCTACATTAATTGAAACAGTTTATGGTTTGGGATATCGGCTCAAAACGCAAGGAAATTAA
- a CDS encoding histidine kinase encodes MVWDIGSKRKEINPQFRYLSWRLLLSYLGVMMAISGISMITVYEFFSLSLYQQLDRQLLILADAATHSLSEVKEHKEAFETDDFRGLDDDGDLDIPWQNIQQASQGIEWFDQNRQLIAKTGKVFPPIDLSHYHWTYIVDGKKIRTLTLQINKESELQKQIIGYVRVSESTKPVERVLIKLRLGMMLGGILVSGLTAFGGMWLTKQSLKPIEQSFEKLKQFTADASHELRNPLAGIRTCVEVMQSHPERIHPADIDKLKAIASGVNQMTSLVEDLLLLARTDQDSIPITTNLVIIPMNELLEDLVEFLLYQAEEKGVQLILDMNNEIKIKGEGNQLWRLFLNLIENAIYYTDTGGKVTVYLEQQEKWVWVRIEDTGIGISPEQLPLIFDRLWRADQARNRRKGGSGLGLAIAQTLAQNHQAEITATSQLGKGSCFSVRFPTLANS; translated from the coding sequence ATGGTTTGGGATATCGGCTCAAAACGCAAGGAAATTAACCCTCAATTTAGATATTTAAGTTGGCGGTTATTGCTTTCCTATTTAGGAGTGATGATGGCAATTTCAGGAATATCAATGATTACCGTTTATGAGTTTTTTTCCCTGAGTTTATATCAACAATTAGATCGTCAATTGTTAATATTAGCAGATGCAGCTACCCATAGTTTATCAGAGGTTAAAGAACATAAAGAAGCATTTGAAACCGATGATTTTAGAGGATTAGATGATGATGGTGATCTAGATATTCCTTGGCAAAATATTCAGCAAGCCAGTCAAGGAATTGAATGGTTTGATCAAAACCGCCAACTGATTGCTAAAACCGGAAAAGTGTTTCCTCCTATTGATTTATCCCATTATCATTGGACTTATATAGTTGACGGCAAAAAAATTCGTACTCTAACTTTACAGATTAATAAAGAATCAGAATTACAAAAACAGATTATCGGTTATGTACGGGTCAGTGAGTCTACAAAACCCGTGGAAAGGGTGTTGATAAAATTAAGATTAGGAATGATGTTAGGGGGAATATTAGTATCAGGATTAACTGCTTTTGGAGGAATGTGGTTAACAAAACAATCTTTAAAACCGATTGAACAAAGTTTTGAAAAACTCAAACAATTTACCGCCGATGCTTCTCATGAATTGAGAAATCCTTTAGCGGGAATTAGGACTTGTGTGGAAGTTATGCAGAGTCATCCAGAACGAATTCATCCTGCTGATATTGATAAATTAAAAGCGATCGCCAGTGGCGTCAATCAAATGACCAGCTTAGTAGAAGATTTATTACTTTTGGCTCGCACAGATCAAGATTCTATTCCGATAACAACGAATTTAGTAATTATTCCCATGAATGAACTATTAGAAGATTTGGTGGAATTTCTCCTGTATCAAGCTGAAGAAAAGGGGGTGCAATTAATCTTAGATATGAATAATGAAATTAAAATAAAAGGGGAGGGAAATCAACTTTGGCGATTATTTTTAAACTTAATAGAAAATGCAATTTATTATACTGATACCGGGGGGAAAGTAACAGTATATTTAGAGCAGCAAGAGAAATGGGTTTGGGTACGAATAGAAGACACCGGAATCGGAATTTCTCCTGAACAATTACCCTTGATTTTTGATCGATTATGGCGTGCTGATCAAGCTCGAAATCGCAGAAAAGGGGGATCGGGGTTAGGGTTAGCGATCGCTCAAACCTTAGCCCAAAATCATCAAGCAGAAATCACGGCCACCAGTCAGTTAGGAAAGGGTAGCTGTTTTTCCGTGCGTTTTCCCACTCTAGCCAACAGCTAA